One stretch of Streptomyces sp. A2-16 DNA includes these proteins:
- a CDS encoding alginate lyase family protein — MAPRHTAALLLAPLLGLLLASCGTVDPGTRTMARALPADAHFTHPGVLVGKRQLDTVRERVTAGKQPWLTAYLAMRDSRYGSYKYRPEPYASVDCPGGAHADRPAHGCVEEREDAIAAYTQALLFGVTGKREHAVKAREIMDAWSARMRRHTEEDSGLQTGWAGSTWARAAEIIRHGGTAGWPEGRVRRFERMLRTAYLPAVTRKVPDYNGNWDLVMTDAAIGIAVFLDDHRAFDHALQRFRERVPAYFYLEKDGRVPLTPPGSTVDTPRKLTTYWFGQTAFKDGVSQETCRNFQHVGYALAATAHVAETAWHQGVDLYGEVADRLEAALALHARYQSGESAPAWLCGGKVVRTMGPDLEVALDHLENRLHVPVPAAHKLAEETRPAGTDNLFVAWETLTHAGNPGL; from the coding sequence ATGGCCCCCAGACACACCGCCGCCCTGCTGCTCGCGCCCCTGCTCGGCCTCCTGCTCGCCTCCTGCGGCACGGTCGACCCCGGCACCCGCACGATGGCCCGCGCCCTCCCCGCGGACGCGCACTTCACCCATCCGGGGGTGCTCGTCGGCAAGCGGCAGCTGGACACCGTGCGGGAGCGGGTCACGGCGGGGAAGCAGCCGTGGCTCACGGCCTATCTGGCCATGCGGGACAGCAGGTACGGGTCGTACAAGTACCGGCCCGAGCCGTACGCGAGCGTCGACTGCCCTGGCGGCGCCCACGCCGACCGGCCCGCGCACGGCTGTGTGGAGGAGCGCGAGGACGCCATCGCCGCCTACACGCAGGCCCTCCTGTTCGGCGTCACCGGCAAGCGGGAGCACGCCGTGAAGGCCAGGGAGATCATGGACGCCTGGTCGGCGCGCATGCGGCGGCACACGGAGGAGGACTCCGGGCTCCAGACCGGCTGGGCCGGGTCCACCTGGGCCCGGGCCGCCGAGATCATCCGCCACGGCGGGACCGCGGGCTGGCCCGAGGGGCGGGTCCGGCGGTTCGAGCGCATGCTGCGGACCGCCTATCTGCCGGCCGTCACCCGGAAGGTGCCCGACTACAACGGCAACTGGGACCTCGTGATGACGGACGCGGCCATCGGCATCGCCGTCTTCCTCGACGACCACAGGGCCTTCGACCACGCCCTGCAACGGTTCCGCGAGCGGGTGCCGGCGTACTTCTATCTGGAGAAGGACGGCAGGGTCCCGCTCACCCCGCCGGGCAGCACGGTCGACACCCCGCGGAAGCTGACCACCTACTGGTTCGGGCAGACGGCCTTCAAGGACGGCGTCTCCCAGGAGACCTGCCGCAACTTCCAGCACGTGGGGTACGCGCTCGCCGCGACCGCCCATGTCGCCGAGACCGCCTGGCACCAGGGCGTCGACCTGTACGGCGAGGTCGCCGACCGGCTCGAGGCGGCGCTCGCCCTCCACGCCCGCTACCAGTCGGGCGAGTCAGCGCCCGCCTGGCTGTGCGGCGGCAAGGTGGTCCGCACCATGGGCCCCGATCTGGAGGTCGCCCTCGACCACCTGGAGAACCGGCTCCACGTCCCGGTCCCGGCCGCGCACAAGCTCGCCGAGGAGACCCGGCCGGCCGGCACCGACAACCTGTTCGTCGCCTGGGAGACCCTCACCCACGCCGGGAACCCGGGCCTGTGA
- a CDS encoding M23 family metallopeptidase yields MASNPPAPEAPSVPRSTLVYGGYRADDEAPLGEWNPTADSLAPVRGRHRVAKQRGGGFARSSTVLGVGVIAAVSAGGMASANTGKPPVSISMPDLPNVGSLISDDADSAADDTSAFSSVGATTADTAQGASDAGEALRSRILAQAEQQQDQIDTKAAQAVAAAAEKEADAAAAKAEKEAQEQAAAAKKKAEEAAAKVAEAARLAELAKQYTLPTSSYTITSTFGQAGSLWSSGYHTGLDFAAPTGTLIKAIHSGTITEAGWAGSYGYRTILTLDDGTELWFCHQSSISVSVGQKVGTGDVIGRVGATGNVTGAHLHLEVHPNGAADGIDPMAWLRGKGLNP; encoded by the coding sequence GTGGCGTCCAACCCGCCTGCCCCCGAGGCCCCGTCCGTACCACGCAGCACTCTCGTGTACGGCGGCTACCGCGCCGACGACGAGGCCCCGCTCGGCGAGTGGAACCCGACCGCGGACTCCCTGGCCCCGGTACGAGGCCGGCACCGCGTCGCCAAGCAGCGCGGCGGAGGATTCGCCCGCAGCTCCACCGTTCTCGGCGTCGGTGTCATAGCCGCCGTCAGCGCCGGCGGTATGGCCAGCGCCAACACCGGCAAGCCGCCGGTCTCCATCTCGATGCCCGACCTGCCGAACGTCGGCTCGCTCATCTCGGACGACGCCGACTCGGCCGCGGACGACACGAGCGCCTTCAGCAGTGTCGGCGCCACCACCGCGGACACCGCGCAGGGCGCCTCGGACGCCGGTGAGGCGCTGCGTTCGCGCATCCTGGCCCAGGCCGAGCAGCAGCAGGACCAGATCGACACCAAGGCCGCCCAGGCCGTCGCGGCCGCCGCCGAGAAGGAGGCCGACGCGGCCGCCGCCAAGGCGGAGAAGGAGGCCCAGGAGCAGGCCGCCGCCGCGAAGAAGAAGGCGGAGGAGGCGGCCGCGAAGGTGGCCGAGGCCGCGCGCCTGGCCGAGCTCGCCAAGCAGTACACGCTGCCGACCTCGTCGTACACCATCACCTCGACCTTCGGGCAGGCCGGTTCGCTGTGGTCCTCCGGCTACCACACGGGCCTCGACTTCGCCGCCCCCACGGGCACGCTCATCAAGGCGATCCACAGCGGCACCATCACCGAGGCGGGCTGGGCCGGTTCCTACGGCTACCGCACGATCCTCACCCTCGACGACGGCACCGAGCTGTGGTTCTGCCACCAGTCCTCGATCAGCGTCAGCGTCGGCCAGAAGGTCGGCACCGGTGACGTCATCGGCCGCGTGGGCGCCACGGGCAACGTGACCGGCGCGCACCTGCACCTGGAGGTCCACCCGAACGGCGCGGCCGACGGGATCGACCCGATGGCGTGGCTGCGGGGCAAGGGGCTCAACCCCTGA
- a CDS encoding PP2C family protein-serine/threonine phosphatase — protein MEQEGRISHARSFVRVLPMLLLVAGAFYDYLTPTQFSAAPLFTATPLVAAPLYSRRGTVLTGVATVLVVLAVHLQLGIVLEADAVTETVTVITVAVLAVLINLLVRRSSEQLASQREIAEAAQRAVLPGPPGRIGGFDIAVRYEAAQEDAFIGGDLYAVQDSPHGVRLIVGDVRGKGMGAVAAVVIVIGAFREAAEQETTLEAVAQRLERALEREAARRDSVDILEGFATVVLAELPHGDGIVRIVNRGHPPPLLLHGDGTVDELPACSPALPLGMGDLGTWPDLAEEHRFPGGATLLLYTDGLSEARDGRGRFYDPEARLTGRAVPEPGALLAALAGEARRHSGGFLTDDMVLLALRRPV, from the coding sequence GTGGAGCAGGAGGGGCGGATCTCGCACGCGCGCAGCTTCGTCCGCGTGCTCCCGATGCTGCTGCTCGTCGCCGGGGCGTTCTACGACTACCTGACCCCGACCCAGTTCTCCGCGGCGCCCCTGTTCACCGCCACCCCCCTGGTCGCGGCCCCGCTCTACTCGCGGCGCGGCACCGTCCTCACCGGCGTCGCCACCGTCCTCGTCGTCCTCGCGGTCCACCTGCAGCTCGGCATCGTCCTCGAAGCCGACGCCGTCACCGAGACGGTGACCGTGATCACGGTCGCCGTCCTCGCGGTCCTCATCAATCTCCTCGTCCGCCGCAGCAGCGAACAGCTCGCCTCCCAGCGCGAGATCGCCGAGGCCGCCCAGCGCGCGGTGCTGCCCGGTCCCCCGGGACGGATCGGCGGGTTCGACATCGCCGTGCGCTACGAGGCGGCCCAGGAGGACGCGTTCATCGGCGGCGACCTGTACGCCGTGCAGGACAGCCCGCACGGGGTACGGCTGATCGTCGGGGACGTGCGCGGCAAGGGGATGGGGGCGGTGGCGGCCGTCGTGATCGTCATCGGGGCGTTCCGGGAGGCCGCCGAGCAGGAGACCACCCTGGAGGCCGTCGCGCAGCGCCTGGAGCGGGCGCTGGAGCGGGAGGCGGCGCGGCGGGACAGCGTCGACATCCTCGAGGGGTTCGCGACGGTCGTCCTCGCCGAACTCCCGCACGGCGACGGGATCGTACGGATCGTCAACCGCGGCCACCCGCCTCCCCTGCTGCTGCACGGCGACGGCACGGTGGACGAACTGCCCGCCTGCAGCCCCGCGCTGCCGCTCGGCATGGGCGACCTCGGTACCTGGCCCGACCTGGCGGAGGAGCACCGCTTCCCGGGCGGGGCCACGCTGCTGCTGTACACCGACGGACTGTCCGAGGCGCGGGACGGGCGCGGGCGGTTCTACGACCCCGAGGCGCGGCTGACCGGCCGGGCCGTCCCGGAGCCGGGCGCACTGCTCGCCGCCCTCGCGGGCGAGGCGCGCCGGCATTCCGGGGGCTTCCTCACCGACGACATGGTCCTGCTCGCCCTGAGAAGGCCTGTGTGA